In Synergistetes bacterium HGW-Synergistetes-1, one genomic interval encodes:
- a CDS encoding 2-oxoacid:acceptor oxidoreductase subunit alpha, with the protein MDNIHSSESEVTISFCAAAGLGLQTAEDLARQMLSKAGYYVFSTREYMSRVRGGNNSTQIRVSTKPVRAYVDNIDWLFALSPELRSNITEKISEKTKILGDASAMEGEISSLGRKMIDLDLAKRAADLGSPKFSSMIVAGFIAGIFMLEENAADELIEKRFSDADLSEKNKMAFRTGHQLGKDNVGGKAVLTAPDKPAGDEIFLDGNSAVALGSASAGCNYITAYPMSPGTGVFSYFAKNAKLLGSVVEQVEDEISAINMVVGAAYAGARSMTTTSGGGFVLMCEGISLAGITETPVVVHLAQRPGPATGLATRTEQADLELALHAGHGEFPKALYAPVNVESAFRLAGRAFHTAHKYQVQSIILTDQYLLDSGYDVIRPDPSSIPAPLHPAKTENGYKRYAFPKKGEYVSPFGVPGYGEGFVSFDSHEHTEDAHITEDRSLRKAMVEKRLKKLEALTEEAIPPIVIGPEKYDTAVICWGSVFEPLKEAMEMLGCKNAALIACEQVYPLSEEFRKIISSPCRKIFVEGNATGQFSRVVRSLTGTGADETILKYNGFQFTVEELAEELDKLLSVRS; encoded by the coding sequence ATGGACAATATCCATTCGTCTGAGTCTGAGGTGACAATTTCTTTTTGCGCTGCTGCAGGACTGGGTCTTCAGACAGCTGAAGACCTGGCGAGGCAGATGCTCTCAAAAGCCGGTTATTATGTATTCTCCACCCGGGAATACATGTCAAGGGTAAGAGGTGGGAATAATTCTACACAGATAAGAGTTTCCACCAAACCGGTAAGAGCTTATGTAGACAATATCGACTGGCTTTTCGCGCTTTCTCCGGAGCTAAGGTCCAACATAACAGAAAAAATTTCTGAAAAAACAAAAATACTGGGTGACGCGTCTGCAATGGAAGGTGAGATATCTTCCCTTGGAAGAAAAATGATAGACCTCGACCTTGCGAAAAGGGCTGCCGATCTCGGGAGCCCGAAATTCTCCTCGATGATAGTTGCCGGGTTCATAGCAGGCATCTTTATGCTGGAAGAGAATGCCGCAGATGAACTGATCGAAAAGCGTTTCTCCGACGCAGATCTCTCAGAGAAAAATAAAATGGCATTCAGGACCGGACATCAGCTTGGAAAGGACAACGTCGGAGGCAAAGCTGTACTGACGGCACCGGATAAACCGGCCGGAGATGAAATATTCCTTGACGGAAACAGTGCTGTTGCCCTTGGATCGGCTTCTGCCGGCTGCAATTACATAACGGCATACCCGATGTCTCCCGGAACAGGTGTCTTTTCATATTTTGCGAAAAACGCAAAACTGCTGGGGAGCGTAGTCGAGCAGGTCGAGGATGAGATATCTGCTATAAATATGGTCGTAGGGGCTGCCTATGCGGGAGCAAGGTCAATGACCACAACTTCAGGGGGCGGATTTGTGCTTATGTGCGAGGGGATCAGCCTGGCCGGAATAACCGAGACGCCTGTAGTGGTCCACCTTGCCCAGAGACCGGGTCCTGCCACGGGACTTGCTACGAGGACGGAGCAGGCAGACCTTGAACTTGCTCTTCATGCGGGGCATGGAGAGTTTCCAAAAGCACTTTACGCGCCTGTGAACGTTGAAAGCGCATTCAGGCTCGCAGGCCGGGCCTTCCATACGGCACACAAATATCAGGTGCAGTCCATCATACTGACTGACCAGTACCTCCTTGACAGCGGGTACGACGTTATCAGGCCCGACCCGTCATCCATACCTGCACCTCTGCATCCGGCCAAAACAGAGAATGGTTACAAAAGATACGCTTTTCCGAAGAAGGGTGAATATGTTTCCCCCTTCGGGGTCCCGGGATACGGAGAAGGATTTGTTTCCTTCGACAGCCATGAGCATACCGAAGATGCCCATATAACAGAGGACAGGTCTCTCAGGAAAGCAATGGTGGAAAAGAGACTGAAAAAACTTGAAGCATTGACCGAAGAAGCTATTCCGCCAATCGTTATAGGTCCCGAAAAGTATGACACCGCGGTCATCTGCTGGGGATCTGTATTCGAGCCTCTGAAAGAAGCCATGGAGATGCTTGGCTGCAAAAACGCGGCGCTTATAGCTTGTGAGCAGGTCTATCCGCTTTCGGAGGAATTCCGGAAGATCATTTCATCGCCCTGCAGGAAGATATTTGTTGAGGGAAACGCCACAGGACAGTTCTCAAGGGTGGTGCGCTCCCTTACGGGAACAGGCGCGGATGAAACGATACTTAAATACAACGGTTTCCAGTTCACCGTTGAAGAGCTGGCCGAGGAACTTGACAAGCTCCTGAGCGTAAGATCATAG
- a CDS encoding rubrerythrin family protein, whose product MELKGSKTEKNLWEAFAGESMARNKYTYFASVAKKEGYEQIAAIFLETADNEKEHAKLHFKALSGIGSTSDNLKAAAEGENYEWNDMYPRMAKEAEEEGFRELAEMFRNIAKVEAEHEKRYKDFAKNIEEGHVFLKDGKVFWKCRNCGAIFECKEAPQKCPVCDHQQAHFEIQAKNW is encoded by the coding sequence ATGGAACTTAAAGGAAGCAAAACGGAAAAAAACCTGTGGGAAGCTTTTGCAGGAGAGTCGATGGCACGCAACAAATACACCTATTTTGCATCAGTTGCGAAAAAGGAAGGATATGAACAAATAGCAGCCATCTTCCTCGAGACAGCCGACAACGAGAAAGAACACGCTAAGCTCCACTTCAAGGCACTTTCAGGAATAGGATCGACCTCAGATAACCTCAAGGCGGCAGCTGAAGGTGAAAACTACGAGTGGAACGACATGTATCCTCGAATGGCAAAGGAAGCAGAAGAAGAGGGCTTCAGGGAACTTGCTGAGATGTTCAGGAATATAGCAAAAGTCGAAGCAGAACATGAAAAACGTTATAAGGATTTTGCGAAGAACATTGAAGAAGGGCACGTATTCCTGAAGGACGGAAAAGTCTTCTGGAAGTGCCGCAACTGCGGAGCGATATTCGAATGCAAAGAAGCTCCCCAAAAATGCCCTGTCTGCGATCACCAGCAGGCACATTTTGAGATCCAGGCCAAAAACTGGTAA
- a CDS encoding 2-oxoacid ferredoxin oxidoreductase (catalyzes the coenzyme A-dependent decarboxylation of 2-oxoacids, such as pyruvate and 2-oxoglutarate), translated as MIKTAFDYTGEISWCPGCGDYKILESLKMALSELGLDPAEVVIASGIGQAAKMPHYLKCHCVNGLHGRSLPLAAGIKASNRSLTVIAVGGDGDMYGEGGNHFMHAIRRNPDITNIVCNNMIYGLTKGQGSPTTAIGMKTSTQPFGVTSKPLNPLLLALSCGATFVARASAADAEKTKDIIVKAIQHKGYALVDIFQPCVSFNKVNTWQWLSKSTKWLDEERDASDKLEAMRLSMETDPYPLGIIYKSETEKTFEENQAPYEAGDDTPLYARTPALENIRKLLA; from the coding sequence ATGATCAAGACAGCATTCGATTACACAGGCGAGATATCCTGGTGCCCGGGATGCGGGGATTATAAGATTCTTGAGTCCCTGAAGATGGCGCTCAGCGAGCTGGGGCTGGACCCCGCAGAGGTAGTGATAGCGTCCGGCATAGGGCAGGCTGCCAAGATGCCTCATTATTTGAAATGCCACTGCGTCAACGGTCTCCACGGCAGGTCTCTCCCCCTTGCTGCGGGCATAAAGGCCTCTAACAGGAGCCTTACTGTTATAGCTGTTGGCGGGGACGGCGACATGTATGGAGAGGGCGGGAACCACTTCATGCATGCCATAAGGAGAAACCCTGACATCACCAATATCGTGTGCAACAACATGATATACGGGCTTACAAAGGGACAGGGATCGCCGACGACCGCGATAGGAATGAAGACCTCGACCCAGCCCTTCGGGGTTACTAGCAAGCCGCTGAATCCGTTGCTTCTCGCTCTCTCGTGCGGGGCGACATTCGTGGCCCGTGCTTCGGCCGCTGATGCAGAGAAAACAAAGGATATCATTGTAAAGGCGATACAGCACAAGGGCTATGCTCTGGTAGACATATTCCAGCCATGTGTCTCGTTCAACAAGGTCAACACCTGGCAGTGGCTCTCTAAGAGTACAAAGTGGCTTGACGAAGAGAGGGATGCGTCAGACAAGCTTGAGGCGATGAGACTTTCAATGGAGACAGACCCATATCCGCTGGGCATTATTTACAAGAGTGAAACCGAAAAGACCTTCGAGGAAAATCAGGCTCCCTATGAAGCAGGGGACGATACTCCGTTATACGCGAGGACGCCTGCCCTTGAAAACATAAGGAAGCTTCTGGCCTGA
- a CDS encoding pyridoxal 5'-phosphate synthase glutaminase subunit PdxT, with the protein MNRIFTVGVVAVQGAFEEHCSALGKLGVSVKEIRSPSDLSPNIDGLIFPGGESTAQGKLLRESGLFDMILPMIKGGLPVYGTCAGMVLLAKRIENDDRKHFAVMDITVKRNAYGRQLGSFMTTGDFGGMGKIPMYFIRAPYISSVGKDVMILSSDNGVITAAREANMLVTSFHPEITDDLTVHYYFLSMMQ; encoded by the coding sequence ATGAACAGGATCTTCACCGTAGGGGTCGTGGCTGTCCAGGGAGCTTTTGAGGAACACTGTTCAGCTCTTGGTAAGCTTGGGGTATCCGTAAAGGAGATACGGTCTCCCTCAGATCTTTCCCCTAATATCGATGGGCTGATTTTCCCCGGAGGAGAGAGCACTGCTCAGGGAAAACTGCTTCGGGAATCGGGGCTTTTCGATATGATCCTGCCGATGATAAAGGGAGGGCTCCCTGTTTATGGTACATGCGCCGGAATGGTGCTTCTGGCTAAAAGAATAGAGAACGACGACAGAAAACATTTTGCAGTCATGGATATCACCGTAAAACGGAATGCCTACGGAAGACAGCTGGGGAGTTTCATGACAACGGGCGATTTTGGAGGCATGGGGAAGATCCCGATGTATTTCATCAGGGCCCCCTACATTTCGTCAGTGGGAAAAGATGTCATGATACTTTCCTCTGACAATGGAGTGATAACTGCCGCCAGGGAGGCAAACATGCTTGTTACCTCTTTCCATCCCGAGATCACCGATGATCTGACAGTCCATTACTACTTCCTTTCGATGATGCAGTAA
- a CDS encoding pyridoxal 5'-phosphate synthase lyase subunit PdxS, with protein MISEQVKLNRDLAKMLKGGVIMDVTTPEQARIAEEAGACAVMALERIPADIRQAGGISRMSDPKMIKNIQAAVSIPVMAKCRIGHFVEAQILEAIEIDYIDESEVLSPADDIYHIDKTMFKVPFVCGARNLGEALRRIAEGATMIRTKGEPGTGDVIQAVRHLRAMNAEISRVRSMRKDEIFEAAKELQVPYELLLSVHEEGRLPVVNFAAGGVATPADASLMMQLGAEGVFVGSGIFKSGDPKRRAAAIVKAVTNYMDPKVLADVSEDLGEAMVGINESEIAVLMAERGK; from the coding sequence ATCATCAGTGAACAGGTGAAACTTAATAGAGATCTCGCAAAAATGCTCAAGGGCGGAGTAATAATGGACGTGACCACACCGGAACAGGCGCGCATAGCTGAGGAGGCCGGAGCCTGCGCTGTTATGGCCCTTGAAAGGATACCTGCCGATATCAGGCAGGCGGGAGGAATATCGAGAATGAGCGACCCCAAAATGATAAAGAACATCCAGGCCGCCGTATCTATACCTGTAATGGCCAAGTGCCGCATCGGCCACTTCGTCGAAGCCCAGATCCTCGAAGCCATCGAGATAGATTACATCGACGAGAGCGAAGTCCTAAGCCCAGCAGATGACATTTACCACATCGACAAGACGATGTTCAAAGTTCCGTTCGTCTGCGGAGCGAGAAACCTGGGAGAAGCTCTCCGCCGCATAGCCGAAGGAGCGACCATGATAAGGACCAAGGGCGAACCCGGCACCGGTGATGTTATCCAGGCAGTACGCCACCTTAGAGCTATGAATGCAGAGATATCAAGAGTCAGGTCAATGAGGAAAGATGAGATCTTTGAGGCTGCCAAAGAATTGCAGGTCCCCTATGAACTCCTCCTCTCCGTTCATGAAGAGGGCAGGCTCCCTGTCGTAAACTTCGCGGCGGGCGGAGTAGCGACTCCCGCGGATGCATCGCTTATGATGCAGCTTGGGGCTGAGGGCGTTTTCGTCGGGAGCGGGATATTCAAATCAGGTGATCCGAAAAGGCGCGCGGCTGCTATAGTCAAGGCAGTCACAAACTACATGGATCCCAAAGTCCTTGCAGATGTCTCAGAGGATCTTGGCGAGGCGATGGTCGGCATCAACGAAAGTGAGATCGCCGTACTGATGGCAGAACGCGGAAAATAA